In Coccidioides posadasii str. Silveira chromosome 4, complete sequence, one genomic interval encodes:
- a CDS encoding uncharacterized protein (EggNog:ENOG410PRQJ~COG:S), translating into MDLVASVRKEGSRGGRDAFKWSDVKDSSHRENYLGHSLMAPVGRWQQGRDLSWYAKHNDEDSADAVKKEKEAELQRIKEAEQEAMARALGLPVAPKSATGANATAVSGRDVEKLIKESTSDANETEAEIPKGIGFGGYNGLKHAGDDANADRLEAVGMSNDTKRKEPREKRSDDVEINRRRDRPRDRSRERGRFHDRKERSHRYENGHDRHERRRYRPRSPTHARERRRSRSRDRDRRRTEDYRRSRRERSRSPENREDDRRRADNNGYRRRR; encoded by the exons ATGGATCTGGTGGCTAGCGTCCGCAAGGAAGGCAGTCG CGGCGGCCGCGACGCCTTTAAATGGTCTGATGTCAAGGACTCCTCTCACCGCGAGAATTATCTTGGCCACTCCCTCATGGCTCCTGTGGGACGCTGGCAGCAAGGTCGCGACCTCTCCTGGTACGCCAAACACAATGATGAAGATTCAGCCGACGCTgtaaaaaaagagaaagaagccGAGCTGCAGAGAATCAAGGAAGCCGAACAAGAAGCTATGGCTCGAGCTTTGGGCCTGCCCGTTGCTCCAAAATCTGCTACTGGTGCCAACGCCACCGCCGTCTCAGGCAGGGATGTTGAGAAGCTTATCAAGGAATCTACTAGCGATGCAAATGAGACCGAGGCGGAAATTCCCAAAGGCATCGGTTTCGGCGGTTATAACGGCTTAAAGCACGCAGGTGATGATGCCAACGCAGACAGACTAGAAGCTGTCGGGATGTCCAATGATACCAAGCGCAAGGAACCACGCGAAAAACGAAGCGACGACGTTGAAATCAACAGGAGGCGAGATCGGCCGCGTGACCGCAGCCGAGAGAGAGGTCGCTTCCATGATCGAAAAGAACGCAGCCACCGGTATGAAAACGGCCATGACCGCCACGAACGTCGCAGGTATCGGCCCCGTTCCCCAACTCATGCGCGTGAGCGAAGACGTTCGCGCTCTCGGGACAGGGACAGGCGTCGCACGGAAGACTATAGGCGCTCTCGTCGCGAACGCAGCCGTTCTCCCGAAAATCGCGAGGACGATCGCCGTCGAGCAGACAACAATGGTTACAGGCGACGTCGCTGA
- the ITT1 gene encoding translation termination inhibitor protein itt1 (EggNog:ENOG410PM45~COG:O~BUSCO:5682at33183) gives MDVNVDVDAEWADDERAVELTSIAAIYPEIVIDPKFPFKASLSLPVTPLDPAVVVFEDSKDANINIPTTSSPMDNVNRENGLENSLHGGAVVVQTYPISHFPPLELQIELPERYPAIEPPKITISTYPDWLPGPTISRLVTEGKNLWEECGKDLVVYSYIDHLQQAAETIFGLLTVGRDKPLSFPESLKIPLLDFDLRVKREKFEQETFVCGICLEPKKGKVCHRLPRCSHVFCVACLQDFYNTCIAEGDVDNVKCIDPNCGKETKSAPADEDIEGQRRPRRHRKPDLALTPDELLQIPLEPQIVQRYALLKRKLKLEADKSVIYCPRQWCQGAARSKRFPKPADPLNISNLELSDDEDVAETFDPFGPEDQLPPMEERVAICEDCGYAFCRVCKRGWHGPSVFCYPRRAAELTAEEKATEDYMQLYTTRCPTCDFRCQKAMGCNHMICSRCKTHFCYLCSSWLFAANPYQHFNERSSSCYMKLWELERGDGTGDPAQEQLADPFWAEEPDDEEDEEHGAWQFALALNDANHHRPPPAAPDPPHPGPPRAIPPPPRQQQQEQPPQRIEMDQREPRPAGQTQNDIGVPPPPQNHAQVQDQGQRQQRQQPPAADLGQRRGLQRFLYLVQHDQEDEWDSDELDDDF, from the coding sequence ATGGATGTGAATGTGGATGTGGATGCGGAATGGGCAGACGATGAACGTGCCGTCGAGCTGACTTCTATTGCTGCTATCTACCCAGAGATTGTCATCGACCCTAAATTCCCATTCAAGGCCTCATTGTCGCTACCAGTCACCCCCCTTGATCCGGCCGTCGTGGTATTCGAAGACTCGAAAGACGCTAACATAAATATCCCTACCACTTCCAGCCCTATGGACAATGTAAATAGAGAAAACGGCTTGGAAAATTCTTTGCATGGAGGCGCAGTGGTCGTTCAGACCTATCCCATATCCCACTTTCCTCCGCTGGAGTTACAAATAGAACTGCCGGAGCGGTATCCAGCTATTGAACCTCCGAAGATCACAATATCAACGTACCCTGACTGGCTTCCCGGCCCCACAATATCTAGATTGGTGACCGAAGGCAAGAATCTTTGGGAAGAATGTGGAAAAGATTTGGTGGTTTACTCCTATATCGATCACCTCCAACAAGCAGCAGAGACAATCTTTGGGCTACTAACCGTCGGCAGAGATAAAcctctttcttttccggAGAGCCTCAAAATTCCTCTTTTAGACTTTGATCTTCGCGTCAAGAGGGAAAAGTTTGAACAAGAAACCTTTGTTTGCGGTATCTGCCTAGAACCGAAGAAAGGGAAGGTTTGCCATCGACTTCCGCGCTGTTCACATGTCTTCTGCGTCGCATGTCTTCAGGACTTTTACAATACCTGTATCGCTGAAGGTGATGTTGATAACGTCAAGTGTATTGATCCAAACTGCGGCAAAGAGACGAAGTCAGCCCCAGCAGACGAGGATATTGAAGGACAAAGAAGACCTAGACGACATCGGAAACCGGATCTAGCTCTCACACCTGATGAACTTCTTCAGATACCCCTGGAGCCCCAGATCGTTCAACGTTATGCCCTCTTAAAGCGAAAACTCAAGTTAGAAGCGGATAAGTCGGTGATATATTGCCCTCGTCAGTGGTGCCAGGGAGCTGCACGCTCAAAACGGTTTCCTAAACCAGCGGACCCTCTAAATATCAGCAACCTGGAGTTATCGGACGATGAAGATGTGGCAGAGACATTTGATCCTTTTGGCCCTGAAGACCAGCTTCCCCCAATGGAAGAACGTGTAGCGATATGCGAAGATTGTGGGTATGCCTTTTGCCGTGTGTGCAAGAGAGGCTGGCATGGTCCTAGCGTATTTTGTTACCCTAGACGCGCTGCGGAGCTTACAGCAGAAGAGAAGGCTACCGAGGATTATATGCAACTCTACACCACACGATGTCCAACTTGCGACTTTCGCTGCCAAAAGGCTATGGGCTGCAACCACATGATCTGCTCCCGATGCAAGACACACTTCTGCTATCTATGTTCCTCCTGGCTATTCGCCGCCAACCCATATCAGCACTTCAACGAGCGAAGCAGTTCATGCTACATGAAATTATGGGAACTCGAGAGAGGAGATGGAACCGGCGATCCGGCCCAGGAGCAGCTAGCGGATCCCTTCTGGGCTGAAGAACCGGAtgacgaagaagacgaagaacATGGCGCATGGCAGTTCGCCTTGGCTTTAAATGATGCCAACCACCATCGACCTCCCCCCGCCGCTCCCGACCCTCCACACCCAGGACCACCGCGAGCAATCCCTCCACCGCCACGACAACAGCAACAAGAGCAACCGCCCCAGCGCATAGAAATGGACCAGAGAGAACCCCGTCCCGCAGGCCAAACCCAGAACGACATCGGGGTCCCTCCTCCCCCTCAGAATCATGCCCAGGTCCAAGACCAGGGTCAACGCCAGCAACGTCAGCAACCTCCTGCGGCAGACCTAGGCCAGAGACGCGGACTTCAGCGATTTTTATACTTGGTCCAGCATGATCAAGAAGACGAATGGGATAGCGATGAGTTAGACGACGATTTTTAA
- the CWH41 gene encoding Processing alpha glucosidase I (SECRETED:SignalP(1-24)~EggNog:ENOG410PF8P~COG:G~BUSCO:1791at33183) gives MRGVSQSLWISALAILSINDSVNAHAKCTTLEPPTLNDGTHHASNESLLWGPYRPNLYFGVRPRVPKSLLMGLMWAKVDEYSSAQGNFRHTCEQNEGMAGYGWDEYDIRKGGRQTIHDAGNTLDLTIDFIKVPGGSRGGSWGARIKGQPRPDAPPDQPTTMIFYAAMEGLGKLGVANEGDPLGFKDNVKLSGGTMELGEFTIDITRGPDTNSHPPNTHPSHDVKPLDRSFVASLQLQPDLLWQAKSILFAHMKQEVDPLIRKYGTENPPPPSRYFTIANGPGHGNFHMVQKVFQGAFEFDILFSSGSAGQPLTSDVLSKEIETTAQAFEDKFKEIYSPMKPFDSPKYLPFSKAMLSNLVGGVGYFYGDSIVDRSNAPEYDEEDEGFWEGTAEARARAKLLPSDPAELFTSIPSRPFFPRGFLWDEGFHLMPIVDWDLDLGLQIVKSWFNLMDDDGWIAREQILGPEARSKVPPEFQVQYPHYANPPTLFMILEDLVDKMEAGISTSGSDAASGICSKDLEAAKAYLRSLYPLLKRQYFWFRKTQWGDIKSYDREAFSTKEAYRWRGRTVELVLTSGLDDYPRAQPPHPGELHVDLISWMGLMTRSLRRIAGALGETEDVDEFGKYENAIKRNIDDLHWDEAKKTYCDATIDEFEESVHVCHKGYISLFPFLTRMLEPDSPRLGHILDLISDPEELWSEYGIRSLSKKDELYGTGENYWKSPIWININYLILKNLLDLATAPGPYQKQASEMYTKLRKNVVDNVFNEWKRTGFAWEQYNPETGHGQRTQHFTGWTSLVVKMMAMPDLSAGSTEAVRDEL, from the exons ATGAGAGGTGTTTCCCAGTCGCTGTGGATCAGCGCTCTGGCTATCCTCAGCATCAACGACAGTGTAAACGCCCACGCTAAATGCACGACGCTCGAGCCGCCGACGCTGAACGATGGAACTCATCACGCTTCGAATGAATCATTGCTATGGGGCCCTTATAGGCCCAATCTTTACTTTGGCGTCCGCCCGCGGGTGCCGAAGAGTCTGTTGATGGGGCTGATGTGGGCAAAGGTGGATGAATATAGCAGCGCGCAGGGGA ACTTTCGACACACCTGCGAGCAAAACGAGGGCATGGCAGGTTACGGCTGGGACGAATACGACATCCGAAAGGGAGGCCGACAGACCATCCACGATGCGGGAAACACGCTTGATCTCACCATTGACTTTATAAAAGTACCGGGTGGAAGCCGTGGTGGAAGTTGGGGGGCGCGTATTAAAGGTCAACCGCGCCCTGATGCTCCGCCAGATCAACCGACAACCATGATATTTTACGCGGCAATGGAGGGGTTAGGCAAGCTGGGAGTGGCGAATGAAGGAGATCCGCTTGGATTTAAGGATAACGTGAAGCTGTCTGGAGGTACAATGGAGCTTGGGGAATTTACCATTGATATCACGCGAGGCCCGGATACCAACAGTCATCCGCCAAATACGCATCCCAGTCATGATGTGAAGCCTCTGGATAGGAGCTTTGTGGCGAGTCTTCAACTTCAGCCGGATTTATTATGGCAAGCGAAAA GTATCCTTTTTGCTCACATGAAGCAGGAAGTCGATCCGTTGATTCGGAAATACGGAACCGAgaatcctcctcctccaagTCGCTACTTTACTATTGCCAATGGCCCGGGACACGGAAACTTTCATATGGTACAAAAGGTCTTCCAGGGAGCGTTTGAG TTTGATATCCTCTTCTCATCTGGTTCTGCCGGCCAACCATTGACAT CCGATGTCCTCAGCAAGGAAATCGAAACCACTGCTCAAGCGTTCGAGGATAAATTTAAGGAGATATACTCCCCTATGAAACCGTTTGACTCTCCCAAGTATTTACCTTTTTCAAAGGCGATGCTCTCCAACCTGGTTGGCGGTGTAGGATACTTTTATGGAGACTCGATCGTTGACCGGTCCAATGCCCCAGAGTACGATGAGGAAGACGAAGGGTTCTGGGAAGGGACGGCTGAAGCGAGAGCGCGAGCAAAACTTTTGCCAAGCGATCCTGCTGAACTTTTTACGAGTATTCCATCACGACCATTCTTCCCTCGCGGGTTCCTTTGGGATGAAGGTTTCCACCTGATGCCGATTGTTGACTGGGATCTTGATCTCGG CTTGCAAATTGTAAAGAGCTGGTTTAACCTTATGGACGACGATGGCTGGATTGCTCGTGAGCAAATTCTAGGGCCCGAAGCTCGTTCTAAGGTGCCCCCGGAGTTCCAAGTCCAGTATCCCCATTATGCCAATCCCCCAACGTTGTTCATGATTCTAGAGGACTTGGTGGACAAAATGGAGGCTGGAATTTCCACATCGGGTTCTGATGCTGCTTCAGGAATATGCTCAAAGGATTTAGAAGCTGCCAAAGCATACTTGCGATCCCTATACCCTCTGCTCAAACGGCAATACTTTTGGTTTCGAAAAACGCAGTGGGGAGATATCAAGTCTTATGACCGTGAAGCATTCTCGACAAAAGAAGCATATCGCTGGAGAGGTCGGACAGTTGAGCTTGTTCTCACTTCAGGGCTTGATGACTACCCACGAGCACAACCTCCGCATCCGGGAGAGCTTCATGTCGATTTGATAAGTTGGATGGGCTTGATGACTCGATCTCTGCGACGCATTGCCGGGGCATTGGGCGAAACCGAAGACGTGGATGAGTTCGGCAAATACGAGAACGCTATTAAGAGAAACATTGACGACCTCCATTGGGACGAAGCCAAGAAGACATACTGTGACGCCACAATTGACGAGTTTGAGGAGAGCGTGCATGTATGTCATAAGGGCTACATATCTCTATTCCCATTTCTGACGAGAATGCTGGAGCCTGATAGTCCTCGCCTTGGACATATTCTGGATCTTATCAGCGATCCAGAGGAGCTATGGAGTGAATATGGCATTCGTAGCCTGAGCAAGAAGGATGAGCTCTACGGAACTGGTGAAAATTACTGGAAAAGCCCGATCTGGATAAACATCAACTACTTGATTTTGAAGAACCTTTTG GACCTTGCAACTGCCCCGGGCCCCTACCAGAAGCAAGCCAGTGAGATGTATACTAAATTACGGAAGAATGTGGTGGATAATGTGTTCAATGAGTGGAAACGAACCGGATTTGCGTGGGAGCAATATAACCCGGAAACCGGCCACGGCCAGCGGACGCAGCACTTCACCGGCTGGACCAGTCTGGTGGTGAAGATGATGGCCATGCCTGATCTTTCTGCAGGTTCTACTGAGGCAGTGCGTGATGAATTGTAA
- a CDS encoding uncharacterized protein (EggNog:ENOG410PHSE~COG:E~BUSCO:8805at33183): MERTIVVVGGGIIGSCIAYFLTRHPSYDSSRHKVIILEATEIAGGASGKAGGLLALWAYPSNIVPLSFRLHAQLAEEHNGKEKWGYRKVNCGQLMAHVLPKRTSSTESSNKSSTKQAVSLEKRTEEAIALLRAAGVPSDLDWFDPLTLSGYEEMGDPGTTAQVHPYLFTTSMAKLAEEKGANVIFGLVTEIEQVENGASTVKYTEKETGESKSISATDVVISAGPWTRSIFPRAPITALRAHSVVIRPTRPVSPYAIFSSITLAADSASGRPSQTSSAPEIYARPDNTVYACGEGDRSVPLPSTTAEVEVDDSRCQTIINSVSVISPELRDGEVLARQACYLPNVAAKGIGPLIGPTDIKGVYLAAGHTCWGIQNAPGTGKVMSEMIFDGEAKSAHISSLDPRKIL, translated from the exons ATGGAGCGAACCATTGTTGTTGTCG GCGGCGGCATTATAGGATCCTGCATAGCCTACTTTCTGACAAGACACCCATCGTATGACAGCTCAAGACACAAGGTCATAATCCTCGAGGCGACGGAAATCGCCGGCGGTGCGTCGGGCAAGGCTGGAGGCTTACTTGCGCTCTGGGCATACCCGAGCAATATCGTCCCCTTAAGTTTCCGCCTCCATGCTCAGCTGGCGGAAGAACATaacggaaaagaaaaatggggTTACAGAAAGGTCAATTGCGGGCAATTGATGGCGCATGTGCTACCCAAAAGGACAAGCAGCACGGAAAGCTCAAACAAGAGCAGCACCAAACAGGCTGTTTCGCTGGAGAAACGGACTGAAGAGGCGATAGCCTTGTTAAGGGCGGCAGGTGTGCCTTCGGACCTTGACTGGTTTGATCCGCTTACATTGTCGGGATATGAAGAGATGGGCGATCCGGGCACCACCGCGCAAGTTCACCCATATTTGTTCACCACCTCGATGGCAAAACTGGCCGAAGAGAAAGGCGCCAATGTAATTTTTGGTTTGGTCACGGAGATTGAGCAAGTAGAAAATGGAGCCAGCACTGTAAAATATACGGAGAAAGAGACCGGTGAGTCCAAGTCGATTTCCGCCACCGATGTTGTCATCTCCGCGGGACCCTGGACCAGGTCAATCTTTCCACGGGCGCCGATCACGGCTCTCCGTGCGCACAGCGTCGTTATCCGCCCTACACGGCCGGTATCTCCCTACGCCATATTTAGCAGCATCACGCTTGCCGCAGACTCCGCCTCGGGCCGGCCGAGCCAAACATCATCCGCACCTGAGATCTATGCCAGACCCGACAATACCGTATACGCCTGCGGTGAAGGCGACAGATCAGTTCCACTCCCGTCAACAACTGCAGAGGTGGAGGTAGACGACTCCAGATGCCAAACCATCATCAACTCTGTCAGCGTCATATCGCCGGAACTACGAGATGGAGAGGTTCTGGCTCGTCAGGCGTGTTATCTGCCGAACGTCGCGGCGAAGGGGATAGGTCCCCTCATAGGTCCAACTGACATCAAGGGCGTCTATCTCGCGGCTGGCCATACTTGCTGGGGCATCCAAAACGCCCCGGGAACAGGGAAGGTGATGAGTGAGATGATTTTCGATGGGGAAGCGAAGAGCGCGCATATTTCGAGCTTAGATCCGCGTAAAATTTTGTGA
- a CDS encoding uncharacterized protein (EggNog:ENOG410PQIJ~COG:S~BUSCO:2548at33183), whose translation MEPFSLRSKYQEVFVNDNRQDQKIVVEEHGVEPGSRRFPNKREIPAPQPATWRNNLTALSQHRNLYFVAFMHEIYVYQPTIHSVGVTPKLILTPLLANPSAAGYISQSRPHSINHIVVGDLGNEEILLLSTDSGNVSAYRTERILSAIEQTKGKERQKPTDLGASVPCFFTDWVRQSAWGLAIHKFARLIAVSANTSEITVWAFALVDQDVKGHKEPESGKQSCTTDWARVISPAQFEKLCRLPPQHRRSRNLRITLCGHPNNIPCVDFLNCELDPHGEWLLSTDISNRLLGWRIWESPIPVTGWNLNAIWRSQGQDYIADSYERGWGVLALDPRSFRLKSSVEEACGGRPFVQNRGDTYDITSLIDHVPRASTRYTVLPLEHRNGSLPQNIGNGPAPESNLPVDSDDDLNLDEGFNQLGQIQESLDVVVATNEADSGSDSEEPSTLNTQTSMQYPPVLVASQGTWNEPEESLIPTEEIDGQLQGTPDMVITEVPDIYGWGDSNEVDEDMDEGEEQTADEDANAYLVDALLESLYGPTDTSSQASDSALEDSIDHARAKPEAYVEFPILHFSESDIRMLSGPYSEKASVVCRMALRQMIPELAPAITNRDRLNMVHQIPELGIVVAASQKGRVAIISLTEVLNVGRFMRIDHIVPFESQEQLGMRPLVPLVGIAVGPVESNLVPVEGESSDDEFDGSFAEDVEGMDDPMDGKKPVRGYERIRRPPGLRMRTPREPWHGSQYSRKYRLILMYLDHTVLRYELFYDWPNGVLGGKQQDRGSFTLAPWT comes from the exons ATGGAGCCCTTCTCTTTAAGATCCAAGTACCAGGAGGTCTTTGTCAATGATAACAGGCAAGATCAGAAGATTGTCGTCGAGGAGCATGGAGTGGAGCCTGGATCCCGTAGA TTCCCAAA CAAGAGGGAAATCCCCGCACCTCAGCCGGCTACTTGGAGAAATAACCTT ACGGCATTGTCACAGCATCGCAACCTCTACTTTGTTGCGTTCATGCATGAAATTTATGTCTACCAACCGACTATCCACTCTGTTGGCGTTACGCCCAAGCTGATTCTCACCCCTTTACTCGCAAACCCTTCGGCTGCTGGGTATATCTCTCAATCTCGTCCTCATTCTATCAACCATATTGTGGTTGGCGATTTGGGGAACGAGGAGATTCTACTCCTTTCAACGGACTCTGGAAACGTATCTGCTTATAGAACAGAGCGTATCTTATCTGCTATTGAGCAAACCAAGGGCAAAGAGCGCCAGAAGCCGACGGACCTCGGTGCCTCCGTACCGTGCTTCTTTACTGACTGGGTCAGGCAAAGCGCTTGGGGTTTAGCTATCCATAAATTTGCTCGCCTTATTGCAGTCAGCGCAAACACTTCTGAAATCACTGTCTGGGCCTTTGCCCTGGTCGACCAGGATGTGAAGGGCCATAAAGAACCAGAATCGGGCAAGCAGTCCTGTACAACTGACTGGGCAAGAGTTATATCACCTGCGCAGTTCGAAAAGCTTTGCCGGCTACCTCCGCAGCATCGTCGCTCCCGTAATCTCCGCATTACCTTGTGTGGGCATCCCAATAACATTCCATGCGTTGATTTCTTAAATTGTGAGCTAGATCCTCACGGGGAATGGCTCCTTAGCACGGATATCTCGAATAGACTTTTGGGATGGAGGATCTGGGAGAGTCCAATTCCCGTTACTGGATGGAACTTAAATGCGATATGGCGCAGTCAAGGCCAGGATTATATCGCTGATTC CTATGAGCGCGGATGGGGCGTGCTTGCACTTGACCCAAGATCTTTTCGATTGAAGTCTTCCGTTGAGGAAGCCTGTGGTGGCCGGCCGTTCGTGCAAAATAGGGGTGACACTTATGATATAACTTCGCTCATAGACCATGTTCCTCGTGCCTCGACGCGGTACACAGTCCTTCCGCTGGAACATCGCAATGGTTCACTGCCTCAAAATATCGGGAATGGACCTGCTCCTGAATCTAACCTTCCTGTGGACTCAGATGACGATCTTAATTTAGACGAAGGATTTAATCAATTGGGTCAGATTCAAGAGTCACTGGACGTGGTTGTTGCAACTAATGAGGCCGACAGCGGAAGCGATAGCGAAGAACCCTCTACTCTAAACACCCAAACTAGCATGCAGTACCCCCCGGTCTTAGTGGCATCCCAGGGAACTTGGAATGAGCCGGAGGAGTCGCTTATACCTACTGAAGAAATAGACGGACAACTTCAAGGGACCCCGGATATGGTAATAACCGAGGTCCCAGATATCTACGGATGGGGTGATTCCAACGAAGTAGATGAGGATATGGATGAAGGTGAAGAGCAAACGGCGGATGAAGATGCCAACGCTTATTTAGTTGATGCTCTGCTTGAGAGTCTATATGGGCCGACGGATACTTCCTCACAGGCTTCTGATTCCGCTCTTGAAGATTCCATTGATCATGCGAGAGCAAAGCCGGAGGCCTACGTTGAGTTCCCAATCCTTCACTTCTCCGAATCTGACATTCGTATGCTCTCGGGTCCATATAGCGAAAAAGCCAGTGTTGTATGTCGCATGGCCCTCAGACAAATGATTCCAGAACTGGCGCCAGCGATTACAAACCGCGATCGTCTCAACATGGTTCACCAAATCCCCGAGTTGGGGATCGTTGTCGCAGCTTCACAGAAGGGCCGCGTTGCAATTATCTCGCTAACAGAAGTACTCAATGTGGGTAGATTTATGAGAATCGATCACATTGTTCCGTTTGAAAGTCAGGAGCAGCTCGGAATGAGACCACTGGTCCCGTTGGTCGGAATAGCAGTCGGACCGGTGGAAAGTAACCTAGTCCCCGTTGAGGGGGAATCATCCGACGACGAATTCGATGGATCTTTCGCCGAAGACGTCGAAGGAATGGATGATCCTATGGATGGGAAGAAGCCGGTGCGTGGTTATGAGCGTATCAGACGGCCTCCAGGCTTAAGAATGCGGACACCTCGCGAACCGTGGCATGGCTCCCAATATTCACGCAAGTATCGGCTGATTTTGATGTACTTGGATCATACTGTGCTTCGCTACGAGCTCTTTTACGATTGGCCCAATGGTGTGCTTGGAGGTAAGCAGCAAGATCGTGGGTCGTTTACTCTGGCTCCTTGGACCTAG
- a CDS encoding uncharacterized protein (EggNog:ENOG410PNTG), which translates to MGLRSRLQARFMGWRHNTPLPKLDEKDTAVIFQSWHEFDSSSSRWIQLSAKKSTAGPYSNQSAQDIPLALVTWNINGTDLAPDIRGHSDYSSVLLAMPWVREQWYSSEADATSWGHQSISTMMLLSKSRFHGLKRTPERAALGAVWRVPFPSHFGRDALCCDIFLPICNPSECKKSVPGSHARIRLVNVHLDSLAIQPSYRPRQLSIIASYLRATGRGLVAGDFNPVLPEDDSIINENNLVDMWTELHPNDPGFTWGIDGKQAYPANRLDKVAKLGLKTHEIEVIPPGTCTYAYAAENRPEEREHKWSDHCGLKCSFGLGD; encoded by the exons ATGGGCCTTCGCTCGCGCCTTCAAGCACGATTCATGGGGTGGCGTCACAACACTCCCTTGCCGAAGTTGGATGAAAAAGATACCGCAGTGATTTTTCAGTCCTGGCATGAATTCGACTCATCTTCCAGCCGATGGATCCAGCTTAGCGCTAAGAAGAGCACTGCCGGACCGTACTCGAACCAGTCAGCTCAAGATATCCCTCTGGCGCTTGTTACTTGGAATATCAATGGCACAGACCTGGCTCCAGACATCC GAGGTCACTCGGACTACTCTTCAGTTCTATTAGCGATGCCCTGGGTTCGTGAGCAATGGTATTCTAGCGAAGCTGACGCGACCAGCTGGGGTCACCAGTCGATCTCGACGATGATGCTCCTCTCGAAATCACGCTTCCACGGCCTAAAACGTACTCCTGAGAGGGCAGCGCTTGGTGCGGTTTGGAGAGTCCCTTTCCCCAGCCATTTTGGGAGGGACGCTCTTTGCTGTGACATCTTCTTGCCAATTTGCAACCCGAGCGAATGTAAGAAGTCGGTCCCCGGATCACATGCTCGCATTCGTCTCGTCAACGTTCACCTCGACTCCCTCGCGATTCAGCCTTCCTATCGGCCTCGCCAGCTATCCATCATTGCCTCTTACCTTCGCGCAACCGGCCGTGGTCTTGTAGCTGGTGACTTCAACCCGGTGCTTCCAGAAGATGATTCGATCATTAATGAAAACAACCTTGTGGACATGTGGACCGAACTCCACCCTAATGACCCTGGTTTCACCTGGGGCATCGACGGTAAGCAGGCATACCCGGCGAACCGGCTCGACAAGGTTGCCAAACTCGGATTGAAAACCCACGAAATCGAGGTGATACCACCAGGAACTTGCACATACGCATATGCAGCCGAGAACCGACCTGAAGAACGGGAGCACAAGTGGAGCGATCACTGTGGCCTTAAGTGTTCTTTCGGATTAGGCGACTAA